From a single Shewanella donghaensis genomic region:
- a CDS encoding PepSY-associated TM helix domain-containing protein, producing the protein MRKTLFKWHSYGALVAMLPLLIISITGSILVFKVEIDSLLRPAHMLVNASDTSPRVNLDTLMATTLKANPSFELGGWELFDDKQRSDAAYLIKRGTEDWSKVYINQYSGDLLSEPQSMDHYITDWLLELHYSFLLHTNGAIVGFVAALMMLFLGISGIILYRRFWAKLFTLRFKAVRRILFSDIHKFIGILSSPILIVMAITGGYWNIAGILHEVNEHADGEHIYITAPLHSPDISFEALRLQSSTEIESYRAGYLAMPHEPDRQISFYGEVDSNNPLNSEYASMVKFDRATGSLISKQDIREAGFLMVFLDSFRKLHFGYFGGLISRIIWCIVGLMPVLLGFTGLYLYWTRRSLKQASKRSRQLTAVSN; encoded by the coding sequence ATGAGAAAAACCCTTTTTAAATGGCACTCCTATGGTGCTTTAGTGGCCATGCTGCCTTTGCTGATAATCTCAATCACGGGCAGCATTCTGGTTTTTAAAGTAGAAATAGACAGCCTACTCAGGCCAGCCCATATGCTGGTCAATGCCAGTGACACATCGCCTAGAGTCAACTTAGATACACTAATGGCAACCACACTCAAAGCCAATCCAAGCTTTGAACTCGGAGGCTGGGAGCTATTTGATGACAAACAACGTTCTGATGCCGCTTATTTAATTAAGCGTGGTACTGAGGATTGGTCAAAGGTTTATATTAACCAATACTCTGGTGATTTATTATCAGAGCCGCAATCCATGGACCATTATATTACTGACTGGTTACTAGAGTTACATTATTCATTTTTACTCCATACAAACGGAGCAATAGTGGGCTTTGTAGCCGCATTAATGATGCTTTTTTTGGGGATCAGCGGCATCATTCTTTATCGTCGATTCTGGGCTAAGTTATTTACTTTACGCTTTAAGGCCGTCAGGCGGATTTTGTTTAGCGACATTCATAAATTCATCGGTATTTTAAGCTCACCAATTTTAATTGTTATGGCTATTACCGGTGGTTATTGGAATATTGCTGGGATTTTACATGAAGTAAACGAGCATGCTGACGGCGAACATATCTACATTACAGCGCCACTTCACAGCCCCGATATTTCATTTGAAGCATTAAGACTGCAATCATCCACTGAAATAGAAAGCTATCGTGCAGGCTACTTAGCAATGCCCCATGAACCTGATAGACAAATTTCATTCTATGGCGAGGTTGATAGCAATAACCCACTTAACAGTGAATACGCCAGCATGGTGAAATTTGATCGCGCCACAGGTTCACTTATATCAAAACAAGATATTCGTGAAGCAGGCTTTTTGATGGTCTTTTTAGACAGCTTTCGCAAACTTCATTTTGGCTATTTTGGCGGATTAATCTCTCGAATCATATGGTGTATAGTCGGTTTAATGCCTGTTCTGCTGGGCTTTACAGGCTTATATTTATACTGGACTAGACGCTCATTAAAACAAGCTTCTAAACGCAGTAGACAGTTAACCGCTGTTAGCAATTAG
- a CDS encoding TonB-dependent siderophore receptor gives MKLTPLNISLLLAMSISPYALAEQATAELSAEQLEPKTAENQINQVPDDVEIVTVKGRYIQGYNAHSASGASRLDLAITDIPQSVSVITEAQMRDFQLTDINSVLDTATGINVERIETDRTYYTARGFDVTNFQIDGIGLPLTSGNNHADEDTAIYDRVEVIRGANGLMTGVGNPSATVNFIRKRPTIDDQLLVTGTYGSENNARLELDGSVAITDNISARAVAVKHKQDSYLDRYEQDKNVLYAFIEANLTDSTSLSVSHSYIDNDAQGNNWGALPLYYTDGSATDYDRSTNTSADWSNWQVVKNNTVVEFSHFFNDDWRLRATYSHKTTDEDTELFYVYGTPDKTTELGLTGYGSEYDLDETTDLADIYVNGDFELFGRDHQVVVGLNHAEMSYNDSSLYDYTTGNGFPAMPDLNDWDGNTPKPTFNDGLTGSDVRTKQQAAYFTGRFNLFDDMHVIAGGRYNQWEATGEAYSVDQYADESEFIPYLGMVYRFMPEVIAYASYTETFLAQKELDIDDKMLAPVTGESKEIGIKSELFEGRLIASVAYFDILQSNLAVVDPATIMLPPDQQRYIGADGINSKGFEVEFAGELYPGLQASIGYTDFDIEGDDVVADYTPEKLLKLAATYEFESIDGLYVGLNMRWQDDTSRNQGVVADGFDNAGQEIITEQKAYAIVDLMAKYQFTDDIQLTINANNVTDEKYITSLYWAQGYYGAPANYSATLSWNL, from the coding sequence ATGAAACTTACTCCACTAAATATCTCTCTTTTACTCGCTATGAGTATTTCGCCTTATGCCCTTGCAGAGCAAGCAACTGCAGAACTATCAGCTGAACAACTAGAACCAAAAACCGCTGAGAATCAAATAAACCAAGTCCCTGATGACGTAGAAATTGTTACGGTAAAAGGCCGTTATATTCAAGGCTACAATGCTCACTCTGCTAGTGGTGCATCTCGTTTAGACCTTGCTATTACTGATATACCTCAATCTGTATCGGTGATTACAGAAGCGCAAATGCGTGACTTTCAACTCACCGATATTAATTCTGTACTAGACACTGCCACGGGTATTAATGTTGAGCGAATTGAAACTGACCGCACTTACTACACTGCCCGCGGCTTTGATGTTACCAACTTTCAAATAGATGGTATTGGTTTGCCGTTAACATCAGGTAATAATCACGCCGATGAAGACACAGCTATTTATGATCGCGTTGAAGTTATTCGTGGCGCTAACGGCTTAATGACTGGTGTGGGTAATCCATCAGCAACCGTTAACTTTATTCGTAAACGTCCAACCATTGATGATCAACTATTAGTCACAGGCACTTACGGCAGTGAAAATAATGCCCGTTTGGAACTGGATGGTTCAGTGGCCATTACTGACAACATTTCCGCAAGAGCGGTTGCAGTAAAACACAAACAAGATTCTTACCTTGACCGCTATGAGCAAGATAAGAATGTGTTATATGCATTTATTGAAGCCAATCTTACTGACTCAACCTCATTGTCTGTTAGCCATAGCTATATCGATAATGATGCCCAAGGTAACAACTGGGGTGCCCTGCCACTGTATTACACCGATGGCAGCGCAACTGACTACGATCGTTCAACCAATACCTCTGCTGACTGGTCAAACTGGCAAGTCGTAAAAAACAACACCGTGGTTGAGTTCAGTCATTTCTTTAATGATGATTGGCGCCTTCGAGCCACCTATTCTCATAAAACAACCGATGAAGATACTGAGTTATTTTATGTCTATGGCACACCTGATAAAACCACTGAACTTGGATTAACAGGTTACGGCAGTGAGTATGATTTAGATGAAACCACCGATTTAGCTGATATTTATGTGAATGGTGACTTTGAATTATTTGGTCGTGATCACCAAGTTGTGGTTGGATTAAACCATGCAGAAATGAGCTACAACGATAGCTCGCTTTACGATTACACCACTGGTAATGGTTTCCCAGCCATGCCTGACTTAAATGATTGGGATGGCAATACGCCAAAACCCACCTTCAACGATGGTTTAACGGGTAGCGATGTTCGCACTAAACAGCAGGCTGCTTACTTTACTGGCCGATTTAACTTGTTCGATGACATGCATGTTATTGCTGGCGGTCGTTATAACCAATGGGAAGCCACAGGCGAAGCCTATAGCGTTGACCAATATGCCGATGAAAGTGAATTTATCCCTTACTTAGGCATGGTTTACCGCTTTATGCCTGAAGTCATTGCCTATGCGAGTTATACCGAAACTTTCTTAGCGCAAAAAGAGTTAGATATTGATGACAAAATGCTGGCTCCAGTAACGGGTGAAAGTAAAGAAATCGGTATTAAGAGTGAGTTATTTGAAGGTCGCTTAATCGCCAGTGTGGCTTACTTCGATATTTTACAATCCAACCTAGCCGTTGTAGATCCTGCCACAATCATGTTGCCGCCAGATCAGCAACGCTATATCGGCGCTGATGGCATCAACAGTAAAGGCTTTGAAGTTGAATTTGCAGGTGAACTCTACCCAGGGCTTCAAGCAAGTATTGGCTATACCGATTTTGATATTGAAGGTGATGATGTTGTTGCTGACTACACGCCTGAAAAACTATTAAAACTCGCAGCAACTTACGAATTTGAAAGTATTGATGGCCTATATGTCGGTCTCAATATGCGCTGGCAAGATGATACCTCTCGTAACCAGGGTGTGGTTGCTGATGGGTTTGATAATGCAGGGCAAGAGATTATTACCGAGCAAAAAGCCTACGCCATTGTCGATTTAATGGCTAAGTATCAATTCACTGACGATATTCAACTGACTATCAATGCCAATAATGTCACTGACGAAAAGTACATTACCAGCTTGTATTGGGCCCAAGGTTATTACGGTGCACCAGCAAATTACAGTGCCACTCTCTCTTGGAATTTATAG
- a CDS encoding S10 family peptidase yields MKIATITGIVAALLLCSVSSVTLAEEQEAPKKQDYSRNIPVDSSVVTEHKTKVNGNSFSYTATVGTQPVWDEHGDAVATLSYTYYQRSNVKETAKRPLLISFNGGPGSASVWMDIGYTGPRAINVDDEGYPLQPYGVKTNPYSILDIADIVYVNPVNTGYSRVLANKEGDMPSKDYQQKMFFGVNADIKYLAEWVNTFVSRAERWRSPKYLIGESYGTTRVSGLALELQNRQWMYVNGVILVSPTDIGIERKGPVKAANRLPYFAAAAWYHKALGSELQQADLAEFLPEVEAFTINEYIPALAMGGFIAPDLKQDIAEKVAKYSGLSVDAVLKSNLDVSTRYFWKELLRERGQTIGRLDSRYIGIDKQDVGDSPDFNAELMSWLHSFTPAINAYMREELNYKTDVKYYMLGDVHPWDRTGNKTGENLRQAMAQNPYLNVMIQAGYYDGATNYFDAKYSMWQLDPSSKMKQRLSFKGYRSGHMMYLRAEDLKQSNQDLREFIENTLPKADVAAKY; encoded by the coding sequence ATGAAAATAGCCACCATTACGGGCATCGTAGCAGCATTATTGTTATGTTCTGTCTCTAGCGTTACGCTCGCAGAAGAGCAAGAAGCGCCTAAAAAACAGGATTATAGCCGTAACATTCCTGTCGACAGTAGCGTCGTGACTGAACATAAGACTAAAGTGAACGGTAATAGTTTTTCATATACCGCCACCGTAGGGACTCAGCCTGTATGGGATGAACATGGTGATGCCGTTGCGACATTAAGCTATACCTATTATCAACGTAGTAATGTAAAAGAAACCGCTAAGCGTCCTTTACTGATTTCATTTAATGGTGGTCCTGGTTCAGCGTCAGTGTGGATGGATATTGGTTATACTGGCCCACGTGCCATTAATGTTGATGATGAAGGTTATCCATTACAGCCTTATGGGGTTAAAACCAATCCATATTCGATTTTAGATATTGCTGACATTGTGTATGTAAACCCGGTAAATACTGGTTATTCAAGAGTGCTTGCTAACAAAGAGGGCGACATGCCAAGTAAGGACTATCAACAAAAAATGTTCTTTGGTGTGAATGCTGACATTAAGTATTTAGCAGAATGGGTTAACACTTTTGTGAGCCGCGCTGAACGCTGGCGTTCACCGAAATACCTTATTGGTGAAAGCTATGGTACGACTCGTGTTTCTGGCTTGGCATTAGAGTTACAAAACCGTCAATGGATGTATGTAAACGGCGTTATTTTAGTATCACCGACAGACATTGGTATTGAGCGTAAAGGCCCTGTTAAAGCGGCTAATCGCTTACCTTATTTTGCCGCAGCGGCTTGGTATCACAAAGCGCTAGGCAGTGAATTACAGCAAGCAGATCTTGCTGAGTTTTTGCCTGAAGTCGAAGCATTTACCATTAATGAATATATTCCCGCACTGGCTATGGGCGGTTTTATCGCGCCGGATCTTAAGCAAGATATTGCAGAGAAAGTCGCAAAGTACTCAGGCCTAAGTGTTGATGCGGTATTGAAGTCGAACCTTGATGTTTCAACGCGTTATTTTTGGAAGGAGTTACTTCGAGAGCGCGGTCAAACCATCGGTCGTTTAGATTCTCGTTATATTGGTATTGATAAGCAAGATGTGGGTGATAGTCCTGATTTCAATGCTGAATTGATGTCTTGGTTACATTCATTTACGCCAGCAATTAATGCCTATATGCGTGAAGAATTAAACTATAAAACCGACGTTAAATATTACATGCTTGGAGATGTGCATCCCTGGGATCGCACTGGCAATAAAACCGGTGAAAACTTACGCCAAGCTATGGCGCAAAACCCATACTTAAACGTCATGATCCAAGCGGGATATTATGATGGTGCCACCAATTATTTCGATGCTAAATACAGCATGTGGCAACTCGATCCAAGTAGCAAAATGAAGCAGAGATTAAGCTTTAAAGGCTACCGTAGTGGTCATATGATGTATCTCAGAGCTGAAGATTTAAAGCAATCGAATCAAGATTTACGTGAGTTTATCGAAAACACATTGCCAAAAGCAGATGTGGCTGCAAAATATTAA